The Juglans regia cultivar Chandler chromosome 10, Walnut 2.0, whole genome shotgun sequence genome includes the window AAAAGGGAACTGCCTACATACATTTTGGCCTTTTTGAGTCAGGGTGAGAATACCTTAGCATGCTCTAATTCTTCTAAGAGCAAAACCCCGGATCCTTCTCCCATAACAAATCCATCACGATTCTGTTCAATAACAAAAGTAACATATCATGGTAGGATTTCATGGTAAGTAATACAAGGGAAAAATACCCAGGAAATAAAAAAGACCAGGATTGAGGTCTTGAGTATCTTTCAGCAAACAACAATCACATAAATGGACAAAGAATAGAGCATGATATGCTTGTTTGAGGAAATTGCTAGAAATTTATTCGGTAATGATAATAAGGGAGAGTTATgcatcttttcttattttcattttctctatgtgccaaacaatattttatataaaagacaaGGAAGCAAAAGAATTGTTGATAACATACAATATCCCAAGGGCGTGAAGCTTTTGCAGGATCACCATTCCTCTGGGAAAGTGCTCTGCATGCTACAAAACCTCCCAAGCCTGCACCAAGtggaaaatatattatgtatactCCATGGTATCACAAGTTGGCACATTCTGAGGAAGTGTTGATGTGGGAAAGTAGAAAAGAGATACCGATAGGTATGACTGCCGCATCTGAGCCACCACAAAGCATCACATCCTGCAGTACAATTTCAGATAGCAACAGATGTTTggattcattttataattagtttttcttttcaatgttagatctcataaaaatcattCTACAAAAAATTGCAGTTTTCTATAACAATTGAGATTCACACACTTCCATGGAAGAGTGAGTCCTGAATGCAAGAAACTTACAGCTTCACCTCTACTGATATGGTTTGCTGCACTCAATATACAAAAGTTGCTTGTGGCACAAGCCGTAGAGATAGAATAGTTTGGGCCCATCCATCCCTGCAATTTGTTGAGTAGATGAGCAGTTAAAAGGTCAATCCCAAAAATGCATCTTTCATCAGGTTTTATCACTAATTTGAAAGAATATTAAGTTAACCAGATCCATTGCAAGCATGGCAGAACCCATATTTGTAGTCGCAAAAGGTACGCAGAAAGGGTTCATCTTCTTGTATGAAACCCTTAAAGCTTCAATTGCATCGTTAAAAACCTGTGCAAAATACAAGATGTTACTATCACTTAAAGTTTTCAGAATGCACATCTTAATCAAATTGTATATGAGTCAGTTGTATATTCTTATTAGCTTAACATGTTCAACCTTGTTTATTCTAATGAGATATAGCATATCAAACTGCTGAGGATTTGATGTTACCTTCATGCCACCCATTCCCGAGCCAATCAAAACTCCACATTTTCTTTTGTCTAAATCATTCATTACATCTTCTGTAATTCCTCCATCTGCCAATGCTTTTTTGCCCGCAGTAAGCATGTAAAGCATGAATTTGTCCATCCTCTTGGAAAGTTTTGGTGCAACCCATCCATCAGTAGAAAAAGACTTGATCTCTCCAGCAATTCTCTGGAGAAAAGAATACCATGAACAAGAAGAAGAGCAAGCAACAGAAGAAGAGAGACTTGAAATATGGTTTACCGTTGGAAATTGGGAACAATCAAAAGCCTCAATTTCACTTATGCCACTGACACCCTCAAGCAAATTATTGTAGAAAACATCTGGATCATGACCAAGTGGGGTCACCACACCCATCCCTGTCACAACTACTCGCCTTTGCTTTGTGAGAGGTCTCTTTTTTATAGCTACTTCTCTGGCAGGTTCCACCGCTACAGCCATGGCTTCCCCTAAAGTATTGATAAATTCAGTCGTGGTGGCATCTTTATATAGTTAGCACATCAAAACAACTTTATTTTCCTACTTTATCACATAAGACTGACCCATCAAAACAATGAAATTCGAACACCCAGTTAAGAGAAGACTAAAACTATGAATACCAAGAATACAGAATTGAGTTCATAGCCAAAGAGTAAATATCGACATTGGGGTTTGAAACGACTCGACTGCTGCGAGCCAGCAAAATTAATCTCACTGAACCAAGAAGTAGGAAGGAAACAACAAGAAAGCATTTGTCAGTTCTCTTCAATTAGAATTGGGGCCCAGTTACCCATTTCCAACCTCCACTGATTGCAAAATGGAATGAGAACTCAATGCCCGAAAAAAGGGGAAGCGGATCGAGAGTATCAAACTCCAAAGATCTTTTTCCGGAGCTCCCCCCACATGGTCAGTGAAGGTGTTCCCACCCAAGTAAATGCACATCCCACATGATAggcaattgaaaaagaaaacgatgCAATGATGAATACAGCAGAGCATCAAACAAAGAATCACCATCAATGGCAATTTGAGTTTCAACAGAACATCGGTTCAAGCCATCTCAATGATACTCATCACTGTCACAATTCTCAAACGAGCAAGGTCCAAAATTATCAAATACTGTAATAATAAGGACTAGGGCACCAGACTCAAGTACCCAAGCCAGTCACTAGAGAGCAAAAGAGCAGCATTATGCTATGAAAAGGGAAATAAAGAGCCACAATGCTTTTGTGCTTTGCAAATCTAGAACTTCCATTCCATGCATGTGTTCAGACAAGAAACCGCCCGATTTTACTTTTCTTCAGATTACCAGACAAAGAAGCTGAGGGATATACAATCGCAACATGCAAATAGCCACCTTGTGCAACTAGAAACCACTCAAGTTTTGctgattcttttttaataagataaaattttattaatacgaaAGAGGGGATAACCCCAGATATAGGAAGTATACAGGAAATCCACCTAACTAGCAAAAGGAACGAGTGCTAGGAACTCAtgaaagatagaaaaaagaagagggtgaacAATTGTGGACCACAATCCAATAGGAATAAACAACCCAAGTTGTGGTGATTTACcagaaatatctcaaaatatatccaGTCAACTGTTAAAAAGAGCAAATGAATGAATCTCGTTTGGTGCAATCAGTTCTCATCAGAGAAAGAGGGGGGAAGGGAGGGAGAGGTCCCCTCTCAGTAATATTGAAGAACTCACTTTCCAATAAGCCAGAATGCTCCATAAACTTAACTGGAGTGGACTGCCGgtccaagaaaataattgattttagaCGGAATTATTAAAATTCCTCCCCTTGTATATTCTTTTCATGGCTCTCTATGCAACCAGAGGAAGCATGAATAAAACCAAATACCCGCACTACGTAAGGAAAACAAATAGCACTAAATTAATCTTTAAGCCTCAAGAATATGGAAAAATCTGGATATTCAAAGCAAACCCAGTACAAATTATACACGAGCATGTACGAAATGtaacaaatcttaaaaaaatcctAGATTTCCAATGGATACATACATAGAAAGTAATCCCACAATAAAAGAATCACCAGTCATCTATGACAGCGAAAACTTAGCATAGTACCACAGGAAGAAGATTACCGAAACGGGGTGCTCGATTCAAACGCCTCTGTCTACGATTCAGAGGAACGTTATTGGATCCGAACAGAGAGGAAAAACCCGCAGAAGAAAGGCCCTTGGAGCTATAGTACTCGTGGCATGGCTCAAAAGCGAGGCAGGAGCTCATGAGGCCTTGAATGCTCGATCCACACAGGGAGGAAATCAGGCCCCTCTGGAATTCAGAGCTGCATTTGGACAAGACCCTCGTCCTGCTGCGAGCCCATTTGCTCTGTCTCTTGCTGGAACTGAACATGGAAGGGCACGTGGAGTGGTCTGCGCCGCATGTGACCGACATGCAAGCAGCGACCAGCCACGTGCAGAGCGGAGATGTCATAGACGAAGCGGCCATgcgagaagaagaagaagaaaacgaaCAACACCCAGAAACTAAAATCGAAAACCCAGACGGAAAGTCACGAACTTGGATTCGATTATGTTAATCTAGGcgaagaagaggatgaagatgTTCATGGATggtgaagatgaaaatgagagagGCACAGAGATGGAAGTGTTAGCGCTGGTGAACAGAACgtgagaaggaaaagaaaagttgCATTCGTATTTTTGAGTGTTCGGATTGGGAAAGCTTGGAGACGCCAAGTTTTGGGCAATCCGAGTCGTCCTCAGAAGAGAATGCcaagtactctctctctctctctctctctctctctctgtactACCCGTCTTATTATGAGGGAGgagtccttttcttttttcttttttcttttttctttttctttttttcgaaaaaaaagGCTAACAAATTTAGAAAAGATCTACTACGAGAGTTTTCAAACCTTTTCAAACCTTTTATGTTAACCAGAGTAAataggtatttttataaatattttcaaaagagaaaagatatttataatcttaaattGTATAACAgttgcgtaatcgttttgaaataaataaataaaatataagatttatataaaaaaattaattttttaataatagactctactctttttcaaagcgattacgtagtgtttacacacttcacggttgtatatagaattactcttttcaaAAACTCATGTAAAGTCTTATTAATTCCAACCTTATCACAAATATTTCATggttttaaactattttttatttaaataatttattaataaaattatttaaaatatgtcatattaattaatgtgattaaaaatgataaaatcattaaaaagtatggttacttttttttatcctaaTTTGGGTGCATTCCAATTGAGATAAATAAAACAGAAGTGCCTACATACATACAGGCAACTCATGCAAACAAAATCGTAAAATAATGTGATTTGATGCTATACTTTAGATCTATTttgtagtaaaaaaatattttataatttgacttaCTATATTCATTTATAAGTTTGTCTTTATAAAATAGTCGTGTATaccaaatgaaaatatttctctaaataaaattattttgagtgTGAAATGTAGATTTCGGccatgagttttgctacacattATCTTACacacctcatttatttttatttttattttatttaaaagaattttttttattcttcttaaattaattgagttattctcctcatcatctatacaccacacatttgataaggaaaaaaatttaaaaattaaaaaatcatgtatgatGTGTGGTATGGAAATGATAAGCAGAATTTTTGTTCAGGCATTAGCTACAGTCACTGGCTAGTCTTTGTGTCTTGTTGGGAGCAAACAAGGGGGCGGTGGGACTTGGGAGAGCTGTAACTTTTTGTGTTGTAAGGTGGTATACCAAATATGAATGTAATGTATCAGCcattattcactctcacaccctTACATCTTCACACCTATAGCTTTTTTATTGGGTGTgaggatatttttcataagaatgTGTTTTGCATAGGGTGTGGTGTGTGAGGgggtgaatagtaattgatgagaaaaatttttCTATACCAAATACCAATCATGAGTTCAAATTTTTCATCCCTATGTAATTTGAGAATAAAgctaataaattcattaaaattgaTTGTTTTTCGAGGTCATAGAAAGAATTATGCTGTCTAAATTCACTTGAAATAgatagtatttatttaatattatttatagcaattgcttatttttttaactaaaatttattttatagtatcAATGAATATATCCAAACagaaatgtaaattttctttttcgatTTGATTATCAGTTGAGTGTATATTcttttgatctatatataaaagaaaaggaaatttagaaaatattgaataaattggAGAATTGGGCAATGAGTATACTTTCATCACCAAAGAGTATATGCTTGGATATTATTCAACAGATTGAGAATTACAAGGGAAACCCGGCCTACTGCCATATATCGAGATTTTGGTAATTTGGCTAAGAATCCAAACCCTTGTTGATTCCTTATGCCGTTTGGGCGCCATGGCTGTGCGCCACTTCCTTCCTacagtttaatttaatttaattttattttattttttgagtaacACCATAGAATTGAATTTGAAGCATCGagaaattacttttatgttttaatttcccctttttatttttcttcccgTGATATGCAAGTTTGTGCTTCAAAATGAGATGACCTATGAGGCTATGATCTAGATAAAAGTTGCATGCAAGTCTATATATTAGTACATCACTTAATGCGGATTAGAGGTACTACTCGCACCTCCCACGGCCTGGTCCCCTACCCTGGCatgggagggggaggggggtggGGAAGTTGGGCCCCAATGTTAGGAGCTTCGGGTGGCATGAGGAAATGGAACTTGACCTTGACAGAAGACAGAAAGAGTTAGGTCTGAATTGAAGTAAGAAGCTTGTTGAACGAGGTTGTTTTGGCACAAGGAATAAAGGAAGTGAAATGCAGCAGCACCATGAAGCCATCTGGAGTGCACCGTTTAATGGAGCTTTTATTAGAACGAGTCGTTTTGATAAGTATTACGAAAACCCTATCATTTACAGTAATATTCAGTCATTTCCTTCTACATTTCATCATCATGTCCCTTCCATATTTCATTGTTGCAATTAGATTCATAACACCTAGGCTTGCCCTCCATGAGTGGCCCACGTCTGGATGACGAGGGCGGATTGGCCCCCAAAGCCATCCGCCCATTGCccacgaagagagagagagagagagagagagagagttggggcTCGATGAAGTGATGGCAAGAGGAAGAGAGTCCAAGAAATCGATGATGACGACGTAGAGAGGAAATAGAGAGAGACTGTTGGAGGGaggttttaaaacaaaacttaagataaaacgacgtcattttattacaaaaatttatttatatatatatatatatatgttggctCGGGCAGGCTTGGTCCATCGACATCTCACTACAACAGAAGtgattttttgggatgaaaattttcgtcccagaAAATTGTGATTTCATCCCAAACTATTTCTTGGGACGAAAAAAAATCGTCTCAAAGTCATTCCAATACTAGTGTCTCAAAAGATATTTTAGGATGAAAGTatcaatttcatcccaaaaaaatatattttgggggCGAAGTTGAGCAAAACTGTTCAATCGCGTTcgaacataatattttttttttggatgattGAATTTCGTCCCAGAATCACGTTCAAATGATACAAACTTGACACTCGAATGCCAAATATGTTCGAACGCATCCTTCGTGAGTGGTCGATCGATACCAGTCTGTTCGACCAAATAGGCATGTGGAAATGTTGGAACAAACAATTTGATGGTCGAACAGTCAAATATGTTTGAACGTATTGAGTCAAACATTCGATCGGACCATGATAGAAATGAACGATTTGTTATGAGatgatgttcgaacgtttatttcaTGTTCGATGATTTCGTTCGAACAGTTTCAAGtgttgttcgaacgtttaatacCAATTATATTCGAATGTTCTATATCAATgttcaaatggttttatttattttgttcgaacagtTTTTTATCTTTCGAACggtaagtattttattttatccaataatgaaaaatcaaatagacatatataatatttaaaaaaatacattacaatttgTTCAATATCCATAAAAATAGTTTAATAAgtgcgaactaaataaataaaacaatagtacTAGCGTTcttcgtacataaatagatctCAAAATTTGTACGTATAATGTAAATCAGTTGCTTGGATGCCTGAACTGTTGCATAAGCATATGCATTTGGATTTGCACCTCTCTCCTGAACTCTTCTTTTTTatgttcttgttgttttatgtgCATCTTCATGTCTGCTTATTTCGCCAATTGAGTTTCTAACTCATGTTGCCTATAATAAATTATTCGAACTTAGAATTCGCTTTCTCTAACGCTATAAAGGTGTTAGAGGCATACACAAACGATAAAGAAGAGCtagaaggctttacacagcaACTCAAACCCCTCAAATTTCCTAAACGTTGACCCAGAActtttgtaaaaatttcaacatcacttgtttGAGGAATTTTGGTCTAACACAGATTCAgcaccaagaaaaataattaatatgtgataaagattataatacttacataatttttacgGGCATTAAGATGTGCTCTATATTATGATTAGCATGTgatgcaacatataattttgtcagatcataattagtatctgacTCTTGCTACAAGAGACATTTGTTGATATATAAAGTCATTAGAAtacctccaaataaaaaatatattcaataacaaaataaaatagcattaccaatttcttagagaggCGATGAAAATATCTTGAGCCTACATAATGATGAGTCTTCAACttcaatctatttgttttgtttatagaactttgcTCTGCATAGAAGTTGTgaagtgaaaattataaataacgtaaaaaaaattcatttaatttaccttatatgatggatcctcaaacatgttacaaaaatatttccCAATCAGAAGGTTTGACATCCTCAAAAGAATGTTGACGTGCATCTTCCttattctcaaacttattataatgttCATAACACCTCCTAATATGAACCCGAGGGAAAGGAATCTCTtaaacccacagtcaatttgaaaactcacccataaaagtcaaaatcaagtcaatggatggagaacctagacctgatgagaactcgtttcaagaacctagattatattaaaatctagacccgttgaagaactggTTTCAAGAACCCAGATGACAaatgaggaacgccacaaatgttgtgatttacctttgataagttcaaaagttcaattaagaacaagaggagtaaaactcaactcacaatgaataaattcatcaaatttcatcaacttcttaacatgaggcaacaaagtgtatttaaagtaaaatctaattaaaaccctagccaaaataatgccccacttccaaaaatacccctgagtgaacagtgtcgTGGCTACTGTAcagcgctacagtaactcggctacagtaaccctaaccctagtccaataaaataataattttcccaacatgcacTTGCaaaggcccccttaagtgcttttcataataaactcaattattataaactaataaaataagttctttaaatgaattaaataagttaaaagccttcaagtgcccaaagcctttaaatcatgttgttgccctttccatagcttatcaaatgaatcaaagctaaatcttcatcatttaagcccttgaacttgtatttggcccatctggaacttgcaacatatctttaagactagactcacattggttcccatcaccTCCCCTTATATTTGCAGAATGTATTACACATAATCTCATCGACAgacttacgctcctctctccgaccaaaatttagttcaaaatcatatttgaaaaaatatataaacaaagatattatcacccagaatattctaaattttttcatacatattaaataatataaatataaatcaattatttaaacattaccaaaagaCGCTTCTTAATAAGCTCCTTCACATCTTGGGAGACTTTCTGCCATGAACTCGTAGCCAAAGGTACATAAGTTCGtataagagcacccacatgcaaTGCAAGCCAAGCTATTGGTTTTGTTTCACTTCCGGTATGTTCGTCtggaatgttaaccttaatcttacccAATTTACGATATTTCTTCAACTTCACACCTCTAGTAATGCATCAACCATGACAAGATTATACTgttaactctataaaatataatatttgttgtAGAAACGATGTAATATGTGTGAATGAccttaattgaaacaaaatgaTTATTAGATCTTTATCGTGTTATGTAGAGTCAAAATCTAATGGTGAGTCAGATGTAGAGCTATGAACAAGTTGAGATGGGATGCGAACTTCCTTTCTCTTTGGTGGTATAATTTCGAAACACTGATATATTCATTACGTAAAAGATTTGTCATAAATTATGATGTGAACACAAACCAATCAATCATCTGTATCAATCTGATTTGACCATTAGccctcatcatctgtagatacttcagatgactcAACATTTTGCTCAACTGTCACATCAAAAATTTCAACCTCAATATCTTTCATATGTAATGGAATCATTTCATattggctcaaatccacaaataacTTAAAGATAGGTTAACTCTCTtagtatgcttcttgagtaaatggatcatcttcttcttcatcttgtctcTCCACCtcagggataacatcatatatatatttcttggagaaaactCTTGTAAcactcgccattgatttcctaactcaagatcatctaagtagaatacttgaaaTACCtgggaagccaaaataaaaagatcatcttcataccatttttttgatgtattaatactaAAAACATATTCATTATCGCACACTCCCCTTCGAGGATCACTTAAATCTTATCAATCACATTTAAACAGATACATCACAAGCTCCCCCAAATATCTCATTctaattatatcgacaataatcCCACAGAAATCAATGTTTTCTCCGTCATGACTTTGTTCGACTAGGCTCCactattttgtgttttcctaTAGCATTCTTGACCCATTTTGTGATGCCTACTTTTTttagaaatacatgcagaatatcgagtAGCACATCTCGAGAGGCCACGCGCCAATTCATACAGTTTGTCTGATATATCGTTTGGATTACTCacatgcatttgtacaacctacatactgaataaagtataaatatacaaaaataaacaatcaatatatttttttggtaattCAAACTCGCATCTATAATGTCATTACCCATTATTCAAATCATTTGGGAACTCTTCTTCATATTTGtagtttatatcatttactcaaGGTTCTTTGAACCCGTTAATATGGtcactaaaattgaaaattaccaaataatttatattcttataattgttttaagtaaattacaatattaattaacaaataatggCAACttataggggtgtaaatttaaactggaaaaccggtctggaccggaccggttgtgTGAcgtccgtccttgtggtgggactttttctaaaacatttttataaaatggacgacgggaattaccgtcctgtttaaaacttttcacttgcatccccagggtgcgagactctacgcttataaataaaatgtgctttgatcataaaagagggttacaacggaaaacataaatcttataataaaaaggcctcgtacgtttaaaactcgtgcctagacttccgtgctcttccccatgggccgtgtccgtcctgatcgtgcaattcctgtgagggggagggacatgcataaaaactaaaatgagtcgaagactcgtaagcattacttcatacagttaaaatataacaacataggttttcattcatgcattcatcattcgtacatactattacgtgcgtgcctacgtgtcttgtgtgcgttcgtttgaaaacgtcactggacggggcttttcttttaaaaggctttcctctatttaaaacgtgtcctccgtcactgccttcatttcttcaagagtcggtgtacggggttttactttaaaaagggctttctcgtcgtaaaatgtttcccccgtcagtgccttcatttcttaaagagcccgtgctcttg containing:
- the LOC108990643 gene encoding 3-oxoacyl-[acyl-carrier-protein] synthase II, chloroplastic-like, with product MAASSMTSPLCTWLVAACMSVTCGADHSTCPSMFSSSKRQSKWARSRTRVLSKCSSEFQRGLISSLCGSSIQGLMSSCLAFEPCHEYYSSKGLSSAGFSSLFGSNNVPLNRRQRRLNRAPRFGEAMAVAVEPAREVAIKKRPLTKQRRVVVTGMGVVTPLGHDPDVFYNNLLEGVSGISEIEAFDCSQFPTRIAGEIKSFSTDGWVAPKLSKRMDKFMLYMLTAGKKALADGGITEDVMNDLDKRKCGVLIGSGMGGMKVFNDAIEALRVSYKKMNPFCVPFATTNMGSAMLAMDLGWMGPNYSISTACATSNFCILSAANHISRGEADVMLCGGSDAAVIPIGLGGFVACRALSQRNGDPAKASRPWDINRDGFVMGEGSGVLLLEELEHAKGRGANIYAEFLGGSFTCDAYHMTEPRPDGVGVILCIEKALAQSGVSREDVNYINAHATSTQAGDLKEYHALIHCFGQNTELKVNSTKSMTGHLLGAAGAVEAVAAVQAIRTGWVHPNVNLENPDEGVNTSVLVGPKKERLDVKAALSNSFGFGGHNSSIIFAPYK